A region from the Linepithema humile isolate Giens D197 chromosome 1, Lhum_UNIL_v1.0, whole genome shotgun sequence genome encodes:
- the wnd gene encoding mitogen-activated protein kinase kinase kinase 12 isoform X10: MRTPAETEVLAIPEMYNLAKNIIKSEEAETSADVNGVILSSPHPEAHIFTNSMLCIQEELAQLNEIAGNPEKLITELQEVQNQLPNSNQPNSASNSSDTAIKCPLGSESIDSRSSWVDGILGCMRPVWTMLSKAAINEKIKILSTDDWEIDFNDISEMQWLASGAQGAVFRGKLNNEVVAVKKVKDPKETDIRHLRKLNHPNIVQFKGVCSQPPCFCIIMELCPFGPLYDLLRAGEPVPPARLVSWSKQIAAGMGYLHAHKIIHRDLKSPNVLIGQREVVKISDFGTSRQWNEVSTKMTFAGTVAWMAPEVIRNEPCSEKVDIWSYGVVLWELLSGEIPYKDVDSSAVMWGVGSNSLHLPIPTSCPEGYGLLVKQCWAAKPRNRPSFKLIEMHLAIAAVDVLSTEPDDYFKAQQTWKREIQERMQKIPLFTNTNPEDLIRRRKDELRQAQDVREHYERKLERTNNLYLELNAILLQLELRERDVIKREQQSTGYKQYKKRLVRPLLKAQERLYRRRNGTMQFSTSSTPTTPPSPTDSPQSPVKVTMYTQLNESNQPETILAPNNSFKQRKYRHHRVGSGCGLSSSPRSSPHRERKSIEISGKFVDSHTQTDIMGISETDHIPNIMSSHENISLNATSRHSFSKQVIECLNGNPILSNTHYPMQTSSCSSPEPMNEHNTNGNERLKDCSDDDNLETLGRKVSEIMNANRLIVSSMDNGNGDIIISHRNKEDSSKLSGHYVEQSDIEVRISSDNTDDREDDACEESWSDEEGEDPNYTYNCSLRRRSIARKPIGPGCRLRRSKPAASGRIQGVLASDEENTSEYSHPPSSQTSTLESNPDVQRILRNIQCQKRKEIDDASDTSSQSETDEVSEVTIASQPVSGAMKIESRV; the protein is encoded by the exons caTGTTATGCATCCAAGAGGAGTTGGCTCAGCTAAATGAAATCGCAGGAAATCCCGAAAAGCTAATCACGGAATTGCAGGAGGTTCAAAATCAATTGCCCAATAGCAACCAACCTAATTCTGCAAGTAACTCCAGTGATACTGCGATAAAATGCCCTCTCGGATCGGAAAGCATCGATTCTCGATCGAGTTGGGTCGACGGCATACTAGGATGTATGCGTCCTGTTTGGACTATGTTATCGAAGGCTGCtattaacgaaaaaattaagattctCTCAA CAGATGATTGGGAGATAGATTTTAATGACATCAGCGAGATGCAGTGGCTCGCATCCGGGGCTCAAGGTGCAGTATTTAGAGGAAAGTTAAATAACGAAGTTGTGGCTGTAAAAAAGGTGAAAGATCCAAAAGAGACTGACATACGCCATTTACGAAAGCTCAATCATCCGAACATCGTACAATTCAA agGAGTTTGTTCACAACCCCCTTGCTTTTGCATAATAATGGAGTTGTGTCCGTTTGGACCATTGTACGACCTTCTGAGAGCTGGAGAACCGGTTCCTCCCGCCAGATTGGTGTCATGGTCAAAACAAATTGCTGCAGGAATGGGTTATCTCCATGCCCACAAAATCATACACAGAGATCTGAAAAGTCCAAA CGTTCTAATCGGGCAAAGGGAAGTGGTGAAGATTAGCGATTTTGGCACGAGTAGACAGTGGAATGAAGTTAGTACGAAGATGACTTTCGCCGGCACGGTAGCATGGATGGCGCCGGAGGTGATCAGGAATGAACCATGCTCGGAAAAGGTGGACATATGGTCGTACGGTGTTGTATTGTGGGAATTACTGAGCGGTGAGATACCTTACAAGGACGTCGATTCCTCTGCTGTAATGTGGGGAGTTGGCAGCAATTCTCTTCATTTACCGATACCCACTAGTTGCCCCGAAGGTTACGGATTACTAGTCAAGCAATGTTGGGCAGCTAAACCACGTAACAGGCCCTCCTTCAAGCTTATCGAAATGCACCTTGCCATTGCAGCTGTTGATGTACTTTCTACGGAACCTGATGATTACTTTAAGGCACAG CAAACTTGGAAGAGGGAAATACAGGAACGCATGCAAAAGATACCACTATTTACTAACACCAATCCAGAAGACCTAATCCGACGGAGGAAGGATGAATTACGGCAGGCTCAAGATGTCAGAGAACACTATGAGCGTAAGCTCGAGCGCACGAACAATTTATACTTGGAATTAAACGCTATTCTACTGCAATTAGAGCTACGCGAACGAGATGTGATAAA GAGAGAACAACAATCAACGGGCTATAAACAGTACAAGAAACGCCTTGTCCGTCCTTTATTGAAGGCTCAGGAGAGACTGTATCGGAGACGGAATGGTACAATGCAGTTTTCCACTTCTTCTACGCCCACTACTCCACCGTCACCCACGGATTCACCGCAAAGCCCTGTCAAAGTCACCATGTATACGCAATTGAATGAATCCAATCAACCGGAAACTATTTTAGCACCGAACAATAGTTTCAAGCAGCGCAAATACAGGCATCATAGAGTCGGTTCGGGTTGTGGCCTGAGTTCCAGTCCTAGATCAAGTCCTCATCGTGAAAGAAAG agcATAGAGATATCTGGAAAATTCGTGGATAGTCACACGCAAACAGATATTATGGGCATCAGCGAAACGGACCACATCCCGAATATAATGTCTTCGCATGAAAACATTTCTTTGAACGCTACTAGCAGACACTCATTCAGTAAACAAGTCATCGAATGTTTAAATGGAAATCCAATTTTGTCTAACACGCACTATCCGATGCAGACTAGTTCGTGCTCTAGTCCTGAGCCCATGAATGAACATAACACGAACGGGAATGAACGTTTAAAGGATTGTAGCGATGATGACAATCTTGAGACTCTCGGCAGAAAAGTCAGTGAGATTATGAATGCGAATCGTCTTATCGTATCTTCCATGGATAATGGAAATGGCGATATCATAATATCCCACAG AAACAAAGAAGACTCAAGTAAGTTGTCTGGACATTATGTGGAGCAATCCGACATTGAAGTACGAATTTCTTCGGACAATACAGATGATCGCGAAGATGATGCTTGTGAGGAAAGCTGGTCAGATGAAGAGGGAGAGGATCCAAACTATACTTACAATTGTTCCTTGAGACGAAGAAG TATCGCAAGAAAGCCAATCGGTCCCGGCTGCAGATTACGAAGATCCAAACCAGCAGCATCTGGGAGAATACAAGGGGTCTTAGCTTCTGATGAGGAAAATACATCTGAATATTCGCATCCTCCGTCCAGTCAGACCTCCACCTTAGAGAGCAATCCAGATGTTCAAAGGATTCTTCGTAATATACAATGCCAAAAG aGAAAGGAAATAGATGATGCTTCTGACACATCGAGTCAATCGGAAACGGATGAAGTCAGTGAGGTTACAATCGCATCTCAACCAGTGAGCGGAGCGATGAAGATAGAGAGCCGAgtataa
- the wnd gene encoding mitogen-activated protein kinase kinase kinase 12 isoform X1 encodes MRTPAETEVLAIPEMYNLAKNIIKSEEAETSADVNGVILSSPHPEAHIFTNSMLCIQEELAQLNEIAGNPEKLITELQEVQNQLPNSNQPNSASNSSDTAIKCPLGSESIDSRSSWVDGILGCMRPVWTMLSKAAINEKIKILSSKSSDDWEIDFNDISEMQWLASGAQGAVFRGKLNNEVVAVKKVKDPKETDIRHLRKLNHPNIVQFKGVCSQPPCFCIIMELCPFGPLYDLLRAGEPVPPARLVSWSKQIAAGMGYLHAHKIIHRDLKSPNVLIGQREVVKISDFGTSRQWNEVSTKMTFAGTVAWMAPEVIRNEPCSEKVDIWSYGVVLWELLSGEIPYKDVDSSAVMWGVGSNSLHLPIPTSCPEGYGLLVKQCWAAKPRNRPSFKLIEMHLAIAAVDVLSTEPDDYFKAQFSLLQQTWKREIQERMQKIPLFTNTNPEDLIRRRKDELRQAQDVREHYERKLERTNNLYLELNAILLQLELRERDVIKREQQSTGYKQYKKRLVRPLLKAQERLYRRRNGTMQFSTSSTPTTPPSPTDSPQSPVKVTMYTQLNESNQPETILAPNNSFKQRKYRHHRVGSGCGLSSSPRSSPHRERKSIEISGKFVDSHTQTDIMGISETDHIPNIMSSHENISLNATSRHSFSKQVIECLNGNPILSNTHYPMQTSSCSSPEPMNEHNTNGNERLKDCSDDDNLETLGRKVSEIMNANRLIVSSMDNGNGDIIISHSRNKEDSSKLSGHYVEQSDIEVRISSDNTDDREDDACEESWSDEEGEDPNYTYNCSLRRRSIARKPIGPGCRLRRSKPAASGRIQGVLASDEENTSEYSHPPSSQTSTLESNPDVQRILRNIQCQKRKEIDDASDTSSQSETDEVSEVTIASQPVSGAMKIESRV; translated from the exons caTGTTATGCATCCAAGAGGAGTTGGCTCAGCTAAATGAAATCGCAGGAAATCCCGAAAAGCTAATCACGGAATTGCAGGAGGTTCAAAATCAATTGCCCAATAGCAACCAACCTAATTCTGCAAGTAACTCCAGTGATACTGCGATAAAATGCCCTCTCGGATCGGAAAGCATCGATTCTCGATCGAGTTGGGTCGACGGCATACTAGGATGTATGCGTCCTGTTTGGACTATGTTATCGAAGGCTGCtattaacgaaaaaattaagattctCTCAAGTAAGTCAT CAGATGATTGGGAGATAGATTTTAATGACATCAGCGAGATGCAGTGGCTCGCATCCGGGGCTCAAGGTGCAGTATTTAGAGGAAAGTTAAATAACGAAGTTGTGGCTGTAAAAAAGGTGAAAGATCCAAAAGAGACTGACATACGCCATTTACGAAAGCTCAATCATCCGAACATCGTACAATTCAA agGAGTTTGTTCACAACCCCCTTGCTTTTGCATAATAATGGAGTTGTGTCCGTTTGGACCATTGTACGACCTTCTGAGAGCTGGAGAACCGGTTCCTCCCGCCAGATTGGTGTCATGGTCAAAACAAATTGCTGCAGGAATGGGTTATCTCCATGCCCACAAAATCATACACAGAGATCTGAAAAGTCCAAA CGTTCTAATCGGGCAAAGGGAAGTGGTGAAGATTAGCGATTTTGGCACGAGTAGACAGTGGAATGAAGTTAGTACGAAGATGACTTTCGCCGGCACGGTAGCATGGATGGCGCCGGAGGTGATCAGGAATGAACCATGCTCGGAAAAGGTGGACATATGGTCGTACGGTGTTGTATTGTGGGAATTACTGAGCGGTGAGATACCTTACAAGGACGTCGATTCCTCTGCTGTAATGTGGGGAGTTGGCAGCAATTCTCTTCATTTACCGATACCCACTAGTTGCCCCGAAGGTTACGGATTACTAGTCAAGCAATGTTGGGCAGCTAAACCACGTAACAGGCCCTCCTTCAAGCTTATCGAAATGCACCTTGCCATTGCAGCTGTTGATGTACTTTCTACGGAACCTGATGATTACTTTAAGGCACAG TTCTCTCTGTTGCAGCAAACTTGGAAGAGGGAAATACAGGAACGCATGCAAAAGATACCACTATTTACTAACACCAATCCAGAAGACCTAATCCGACGGAGGAAGGATGAATTACGGCAGGCTCAAGATGTCAGAGAACACTATGAGCGTAAGCTCGAGCGCACGAACAATTTATACTTGGAATTAAACGCTATTCTACTGCAATTAGAGCTACGCGAACGAGATGTGATAAA GAGAGAACAACAATCAACGGGCTATAAACAGTACAAGAAACGCCTTGTCCGTCCTTTATTGAAGGCTCAGGAGAGACTGTATCGGAGACGGAATGGTACAATGCAGTTTTCCACTTCTTCTACGCCCACTACTCCACCGTCACCCACGGATTCACCGCAAAGCCCTGTCAAAGTCACCATGTATACGCAATTGAATGAATCCAATCAACCGGAAACTATTTTAGCACCGAACAATAGTTTCAAGCAGCGCAAATACAGGCATCATAGAGTCGGTTCGGGTTGTGGCCTGAGTTCCAGTCCTAGATCAAGTCCTCATCGTGAAAGAAAG agcATAGAGATATCTGGAAAATTCGTGGATAGTCACACGCAAACAGATATTATGGGCATCAGCGAAACGGACCACATCCCGAATATAATGTCTTCGCATGAAAACATTTCTTTGAACGCTACTAGCAGACACTCATTCAGTAAACAAGTCATCGAATGTTTAAATGGAAATCCAATTTTGTCTAACACGCACTATCCGATGCAGACTAGTTCGTGCTCTAGTCCTGAGCCCATGAATGAACATAACACGAACGGGAATGAACGTTTAAAGGATTGTAGCGATGATGACAATCTTGAGACTCTCGGCAGAAAAGTCAGTGAGATTATGAATGCGAATCGTCTTATCGTATCTTCCATGGATAATGGAAATGGCGATATCATAATATCCCACAG TAGAAACAAAGAAGACTCAAGTAAGTTGTCTGGACATTATGTGGAGCAATCCGACATTGAAGTACGAATTTCTTCGGACAATACAGATGATCGCGAAGATGATGCTTGTGAGGAAAGCTGGTCAGATGAAGAGGGAGAGGATCCAAACTATACTTACAATTGTTCCTTGAGACGAAGAAG TATCGCAAGAAAGCCAATCGGTCCCGGCTGCAGATTACGAAGATCCAAACCAGCAGCATCTGGGAGAATACAAGGGGTCTTAGCTTCTGATGAGGAAAATACATCTGAATATTCGCATCCTCCGTCCAGTCAGACCTCCACCTTAGAGAGCAATCCAGATGTTCAAAGGATTCTTCGTAATATACAATGCCAAAAG aGAAAGGAAATAGATGATGCTTCTGACACATCGAGTCAATCGGAAACGGATGAAGTCAGTGAGGTTACAATCGCATCTCAACCAGTGAGCGGAGCGATGAAGATAGAGAGCCGAgtataa
- the wnd gene encoding mitogen-activated protein kinase kinase kinase 12 isoform X2 has product MRTPAETEVLAIPEMYNLAKNIIKSEEAETSADVNGVILSSPHPEAHIFTNSMLCIQEELAQLNEIAGNPEKLITELQEVQNQLPNSNQPNSASNSSDTAIKCPLGSESIDSRSSWVDGILGCMRPVWTMLSKAAINEKIKILSSKSYDWEIDFNDISEMQWLASGAQGAVFRGKLNNEVVAVKKVKDPKETDIRHLRKLNHPNIVQFKGVCSQPPCFCIIMELCPFGPLYDLLRAGEPVPPARLVSWSKQIAAGMGYLHAHKIIHRDLKSPNVLIGQREVVKISDFGTSRQWNEVSTKMTFAGTVAWMAPEVIRNEPCSEKVDIWSYGVVLWELLSGEIPYKDVDSSAVMWGVGSNSLHLPIPTSCPEGYGLLVKQCWAAKPRNRPSFKLIEMHLAIAAVDVLSTEPDDYFKAQFSLLQQTWKREIQERMQKIPLFTNTNPEDLIRRRKDELRQAQDVREHYERKLERTNNLYLELNAILLQLELRERDVIKREQQSTGYKQYKKRLVRPLLKAQERLYRRRNGTMQFSTSSTPTTPPSPTDSPQSPVKVTMYTQLNESNQPETILAPNNSFKQRKYRHHRVGSGCGLSSSPRSSPHRERKSIEISGKFVDSHTQTDIMGISETDHIPNIMSSHENISLNATSRHSFSKQVIECLNGNPILSNTHYPMQTSSCSSPEPMNEHNTNGNERLKDCSDDDNLETLGRKVSEIMNANRLIVSSMDNGNGDIIISHSRNKEDSSKLSGHYVEQSDIEVRISSDNTDDREDDACEESWSDEEGEDPNYTYNCSLRRRSIARKPIGPGCRLRRSKPAASGRIQGVLASDEENTSEYSHPPSSQTSTLESNPDVQRILRNIQCQKRKEIDDASDTSSQSETDEVSEVTIASQPVSGAMKIESRV; this is encoded by the exons caTGTTATGCATCCAAGAGGAGTTGGCTCAGCTAAATGAAATCGCAGGAAATCCCGAAAAGCTAATCACGGAATTGCAGGAGGTTCAAAATCAATTGCCCAATAGCAACCAACCTAATTCTGCAAGTAACTCCAGTGATACTGCGATAAAATGCCCTCTCGGATCGGAAAGCATCGATTCTCGATCGAGTTGGGTCGACGGCATACTAGGATGTATGCGTCCTGTTTGGACTATGTTATCGAAGGCTGCtattaacgaaaaaattaagattctCTCAAGTAAGTCAT ATGATTGGGAGATAGATTTTAATGACATCAGCGAGATGCAGTGGCTCGCATCCGGGGCTCAAGGTGCAGTATTTAGAGGAAAGTTAAATAACGAAGTTGTGGCTGTAAAAAAGGTGAAAGATCCAAAAGAGACTGACATACGCCATTTACGAAAGCTCAATCATCCGAACATCGTACAATTCAA agGAGTTTGTTCACAACCCCCTTGCTTTTGCATAATAATGGAGTTGTGTCCGTTTGGACCATTGTACGACCTTCTGAGAGCTGGAGAACCGGTTCCTCCCGCCAGATTGGTGTCATGGTCAAAACAAATTGCTGCAGGAATGGGTTATCTCCATGCCCACAAAATCATACACAGAGATCTGAAAAGTCCAAA CGTTCTAATCGGGCAAAGGGAAGTGGTGAAGATTAGCGATTTTGGCACGAGTAGACAGTGGAATGAAGTTAGTACGAAGATGACTTTCGCCGGCACGGTAGCATGGATGGCGCCGGAGGTGATCAGGAATGAACCATGCTCGGAAAAGGTGGACATATGGTCGTACGGTGTTGTATTGTGGGAATTACTGAGCGGTGAGATACCTTACAAGGACGTCGATTCCTCTGCTGTAATGTGGGGAGTTGGCAGCAATTCTCTTCATTTACCGATACCCACTAGTTGCCCCGAAGGTTACGGATTACTAGTCAAGCAATGTTGGGCAGCTAAACCACGTAACAGGCCCTCCTTCAAGCTTATCGAAATGCACCTTGCCATTGCAGCTGTTGATGTACTTTCTACGGAACCTGATGATTACTTTAAGGCACAG TTCTCTCTGTTGCAGCAAACTTGGAAGAGGGAAATACAGGAACGCATGCAAAAGATACCACTATTTACTAACACCAATCCAGAAGACCTAATCCGACGGAGGAAGGATGAATTACGGCAGGCTCAAGATGTCAGAGAACACTATGAGCGTAAGCTCGAGCGCACGAACAATTTATACTTGGAATTAAACGCTATTCTACTGCAATTAGAGCTACGCGAACGAGATGTGATAAA GAGAGAACAACAATCAACGGGCTATAAACAGTACAAGAAACGCCTTGTCCGTCCTTTATTGAAGGCTCAGGAGAGACTGTATCGGAGACGGAATGGTACAATGCAGTTTTCCACTTCTTCTACGCCCACTACTCCACCGTCACCCACGGATTCACCGCAAAGCCCTGTCAAAGTCACCATGTATACGCAATTGAATGAATCCAATCAACCGGAAACTATTTTAGCACCGAACAATAGTTTCAAGCAGCGCAAATACAGGCATCATAGAGTCGGTTCGGGTTGTGGCCTGAGTTCCAGTCCTAGATCAAGTCCTCATCGTGAAAGAAAG agcATAGAGATATCTGGAAAATTCGTGGATAGTCACACGCAAACAGATATTATGGGCATCAGCGAAACGGACCACATCCCGAATATAATGTCTTCGCATGAAAACATTTCTTTGAACGCTACTAGCAGACACTCATTCAGTAAACAAGTCATCGAATGTTTAAATGGAAATCCAATTTTGTCTAACACGCACTATCCGATGCAGACTAGTTCGTGCTCTAGTCCTGAGCCCATGAATGAACATAACACGAACGGGAATGAACGTTTAAAGGATTGTAGCGATGATGACAATCTTGAGACTCTCGGCAGAAAAGTCAGTGAGATTATGAATGCGAATCGTCTTATCGTATCTTCCATGGATAATGGAAATGGCGATATCATAATATCCCACAG TAGAAACAAAGAAGACTCAAGTAAGTTGTCTGGACATTATGTGGAGCAATCCGACATTGAAGTACGAATTTCTTCGGACAATACAGATGATCGCGAAGATGATGCTTGTGAGGAAAGCTGGTCAGATGAAGAGGGAGAGGATCCAAACTATACTTACAATTGTTCCTTGAGACGAAGAAG TATCGCAAGAAAGCCAATCGGTCCCGGCTGCAGATTACGAAGATCCAAACCAGCAGCATCTGGGAGAATACAAGGGGTCTTAGCTTCTGATGAGGAAAATACATCTGAATATTCGCATCCTCCGTCCAGTCAGACCTCCACCTTAGAGAGCAATCCAGATGTTCAAAGGATTCTTCGTAATATACAATGCCAAAAG aGAAAGGAAATAGATGATGCTTCTGACACATCGAGTCAATCGGAAACGGATGAAGTCAGTGAGGTTACAATCGCATCTCAACCAGTGAGCGGAGCGATGAAGATAGAGAGCCGAgtataa
- the wnd gene encoding mitogen-activated protein kinase kinase kinase 12 isoform X5, whose protein sequence is MRTPAETEVLAIPEMYNLAKNIIKSEEAETSADVNGVILSSPHPEAHIFTNSMLCIQEELAQLNEIAGNPEKLITELQEVQNQLPNSNQPNSASNSSDTAIKCPLGSESIDSRSSWVDGILGCMRPVWTMLSKAAINEKIKILSNDWEIDFNDISEMQWLASGAQGAVFRGKLNNEVVAVKKVKDPKETDIRHLRKLNHPNIVQFKGVCSQPPCFCIIMELCPFGPLYDLLRAGEPVPPARLVSWSKQIAAGMGYLHAHKIIHRDLKSPNVLIGQREVVKISDFGTSRQWNEVSTKMTFAGTVAWMAPEVIRNEPCSEKVDIWSYGVVLWELLSGEIPYKDVDSSAVMWGVGSNSLHLPIPTSCPEGYGLLVKQCWAAKPRNRPSFKLIEMHLAIAAVDVLSTEPDDYFKAQFSLLQQTWKREIQERMQKIPLFTNTNPEDLIRRRKDELRQAQDVREHYERKLERTNNLYLELNAILLQLELRERDVIKREQQSTGYKQYKKRLVRPLLKAQERLYRRRNGTMQFSTSSTPTTPPSPTDSPQSPVKVTMYTQLNESNQPETILAPNNSFKQRKYRHHRVGSGCGLSSSPRSSPHRERKSIEISGKFVDSHTQTDIMGISETDHIPNIMSSHENISLNATSRHSFSKQVIECLNGNPILSNTHYPMQTSSCSSPEPMNEHNTNGNERLKDCSDDDNLETLGRKVSEIMNANRLIVSSMDNGNGDIIISHSRNKEDSSKLSGHYVEQSDIEVRISSDNTDDREDDACEESWSDEEGEDPNYTYNCSLRRRSIARKPIGPGCRLRRSKPAASGRIQGVLASDEENTSEYSHPPSSQTSTLESNPDVQRILRNIQCQKRKEIDDASDTSSQSETDEVSEVTIASQPVSGAMKIESRV, encoded by the exons caTGTTATGCATCCAAGAGGAGTTGGCTCAGCTAAATGAAATCGCAGGAAATCCCGAAAAGCTAATCACGGAATTGCAGGAGGTTCAAAATCAATTGCCCAATAGCAACCAACCTAATTCTGCAAGTAACTCCAGTGATACTGCGATAAAATGCCCTCTCGGATCGGAAAGCATCGATTCTCGATCGAGTTGGGTCGACGGCATACTAGGATGTATGCGTCCTGTTTGGACTATGTTATCGAAGGCTGCtattaacgaaaaaattaagattctCTCAA ATGATTGGGAGATAGATTTTAATGACATCAGCGAGATGCAGTGGCTCGCATCCGGGGCTCAAGGTGCAGTATTTAGAGGAAAGTTAAATAACGAAGTTGTGGCTGTAAAAAAGGTGAAAGATCCAAAAGAGACTGACATACGCCATTTACGAAAGCTCAATCATCCGAACATCGTACAATTCAA agGAGTTTGTTCACAACCCCCTTGCTTTTGCATAATAATGGAGTTGTGTCCGTTTGGACCATTGTACGACCTTCTGAGAGCTGGAGAACCGGTTCCTCCCGCCAGATTGGTGTCATGGTCAAAACAAATTGCTGCAGGAATGGGTTATCTCCATGCCCACAAAATCATACACAGAGATCTGAAAAGTCCAAA CGTTCTAATCGGGCAAAGGGAAGTGGTGAAGATTAGCGATTTTGGCACGAGTAGACAGTGGAATGAAGTTAGTACGAAGATGACTTTCGCCGGCACGGTAGCATGGATGGCGCCGGAGGTGATCAGGAATGAACCATGCTCGGAAAAGGTGGACATATGGTCGTACGGTGTTGTATTGTGGGAATTACTGAGCGGTGAGATACCTTACAAGGACGTCGATTCCTCTGCTGTAATGTGGGGAGTTGGCAGCAATTCTCTTCATTTACCGATACCCACTAGTTGCCCCGAAGGTTACGGATTACTAGTCAAGCAATGTTGGGCAGCTAAACCACGTAACAGGCCCTCCTTCAAGCTTATCGAAATGCACCTTGCCATTGCAGCTGTTGATGTACTTTCTACGGAACCTGATGATTACTTTAAGGCACAG TTCTCTCTGTTGCAGCAAACTTGGAAGAGGGAAATACAGGAACGCATGCAAAAGATACCACTATTTACTAACACCAATCCAGAAGACCTAATCCGACGGAGGAAGGATGAATTACGGCAGGCTCAAGATGTCAGAGAACACTATGAGCGTAAGCTCGAGCGCACGAACAATTTATACTTGGAATTAAACGCTATTCTACTGCAATTAGAGCTACGCGAACGAGATGTGATAAA GAGAGAACAACAATCAACGGGCTATAAACAGTACAAGAAACGCCTTGTCCGTCCTTTATTGAAGGCTCAGGAGAGACTGTATCGGAGACGGAATGGTACAATGCAGTTTTCCACTTCTTCTACGCCCACTACTCCACCGTCACCCACGGATTCACCGCAAAGCCCTGTCAAAGTCACCATGTATACGCAATTGAATGAATCCAATCAACCGGAAACTATTTTAGCACCGAACAATAGTTTCAAGCAGCGCAAATACAGGCATCATAGAGTCGGTTCGGGTTGTGGCCTGAGTTCCAGTCCTAGATCAAGTCCTCATCGTGAAAGAAAG agcATAGAGATATCTGGAAAATTCGTGGATAGTCACACGCAAACAGATATTATGGGCATCAGCGAAACGGACCACATCCCGAATATAATGTCTTCGCATGAAAACATTTCTTTGAACGCTACTAGCAGACACTCATTCAGTAAACAAGTCATCGAATGTTTAAATGGAAATCCAATTTTGTCTAACACGCACTATCCGATGCAGACTAGTTCGTGCTCTAGTCCTGAGCCCATGAATGAACATAACACGAACGGGAATGAACGTTTAAAGGATTGTAGCGATGATGACAATCTTGAGACTCTCGGCAGAAAAGTCAGTGAGATTATGAATGCGAATCGTCTTATCGTATCTTCCATGGATAATGGAAATGGCGATATCATAATATCCCACAG TAGAAACAAAGAAGACTCAAGTAAGTTGTCTGGACATTATGTGGAGCAATCCGACATTGAAGTACGAATTTCTTCGGACAATACAGATGATCGCGAAGATGATGCTTGTGAGGAAAGCTGGTCAGATGAAGAGGGAGAGGATCCAAACTATACTTACAATTGTTCCTTGAGACGAAGAAG TATCGCAAGAAAGCCAATCGGTCCCGGCTGCAGATTACGAAGATCCAAACCAGCAGCATCTGGGAGAATACAAGGGGTCTTAGCTTCTGATGAGGAAAATACATCTGAATATTCGCATCCTCCGTCCAGTCAGACCTCCACCTTAGAGAGCAATCCAGATGTTCAAAGGATTCTTCGTAATATACAATGCCAAAAG aGAAAGGAAATAGATGATGCTTCTGACACATCGAGTCAATCGGAAACGGATGAAGTCAGTGAGGTTACAATCGCATCTCAACCAGTGAGCGGAGCGATGAAGATAGAGAGCCGAgtataa